In Metopolophium dirhodum isolate CAU chromosome 9, ASM1992520v1, whole genome shotgun sequence, the genomic window tatttcaaaagcaATACgtgtatacgtataggtatatatatatatattttattatttattttatactataaaataaataattgataaattaataacaattttacaaaaatgttttatatcaataattttgttaattacaatgttataatattgagtGTGAAGTTCACGCCACATTTCCTCTCCCCTATTTGactaatatcaattaataataaagtaatataatttattaatttaaatctataatacattagttatttaatacgtATCAGcttactttaaaaatgtatttatttaaatgaaagtATAGTTACTAATACAGTTATGATAACttgaaataatattgcaatgtatatattttaatgtttaggtCTAAGCAGTCAACGCTATATACCACTAATGGTATATCCTACAAGAACGGAACCATTACCAGCTCAGGAGTTAAGTTCGCTCACATATCCTCAATATTTAAGCACTGTTCGATCACAGATTTCTTATTTAAAAGAAGTTCAAGAATTACTGCTGTctacaactcaaaataattctaatgaataataaataaaaatgtatatttaaacagcataatgttataatgtttatgtataatatattatataagaatttttaataataataaaatcactaataagtgttcaaaaaaaataaattcataatgttCAAACAATTTCGTAATTTCCTGTGTATAAAGATGTCTCAGATGTAAATTTTACAGGTGTGCTATCATCAACAAGTCTAATTTCCATTGgcttaattttattgtaagatGATTTTGACATAAAATCTACCTTAATTGGGAAGAAATCAGAGGCAATCGATTTGGGTGCTTCAAATTCAATGGATCCTGTAGGGTTAGACGAATCCACTACAGCCACTGACCATATTAATACATTCTTTTTAGGTTCATAACTATAAACTCCACTGCACTCTTGAATAACTGGAGCATTACCAAATGGTAACGGTACTGTGACTGTAACATTATTCAGCTCGAGGTCAGCATGTTCCaagttatattcaatatttacatCACAGCCACCGTAACCATTTTCACTAGGCCAGCAGTTAATTGAAAGCGGTATAGCTGATTCTTCTTGTGACTGAAGAGTCCATTTTAATAACCCTACTTCAGAATCCAATGGAAATGGTTTTGTTGGATTTTTCAAACCTATTAATCGGTTAGTCTTGAAAAGTTCCTTATCAATATTAGGATGTGTCTGCAATGGAATGTTTCCAGAttcaaaattaaactgtaaaacaattttttgataaatttcatTTGAAATTCTTAATGAAATCAACCCATGTAATTCAAAATTGCGAACGCCTCCATCACGACCAACAATGGCAATTAAACGttcttcttttttaatatgaatgtCTTTTTGAACAGTTGAAGAAGTTGATGTAATAGTTGATGTCTTGTTATTACTAACAACTTTTTCACCTTCAGATTTCAATTGATCAACAAACAAATCAACATCTTTAGATTTTGCTCCTAATTTTAAAGCTTTATTGGTTGATGTGTATTTTGGTGTTTCTGGCTTAGATACTTTTATTTCGTAAATTGAATCTGCAACTGGTGTCATTGACATGTAAGAGCTTGATGGTGTTGTCATACGAACACCCTTTTTGACAGCATCAATTCTTTGTCGTTGTAATTCTTTTGCTTTCTCACGCATTTTAACCTTAGCATCACGCTCTTGTGATTGACGTACCGcttgatacattttttcttcGTGAGAATCCATTTCGACAAATGTTCTTACTTGTGCTAAATTAACACTCTCCCTATATCCAAGGGCTACAATTTCGTCAAAagcaaatattaaatcaaaagaTTTTTTTGATACTTCACTCTCATCGACTAACCTAGAACAAAAATCATTCATATAATTGTTAGTAAAAGTTACAAAACTTATAAATCGATTTACTGATTAGGatgaggtaggtacttacttgcAACAGTCCAGAACTACTTTTGAAAACAATCTTAATGTTTCCAAATCTTCTAATATATTACTGGTCTTTGTAGTGATCAGTAACATGTAGAGTTTTTCCAATGGTTGGTATACATATCGTACAGAATCGGTCTCAACAAATGTATGTTGAATGTGACGTTTTTCTGTCGACATCAGCTTAGGAAACGCCGCCAGTAGACCTTCAATCCGCGCTTTAGTCATTTCAACAAACTGTCGAGAGACGATGGTTTTTCCCGTTTTTGTGCATACGGCTGAAGCCAACAGCACCATTTTGGCAGTGAATTTGCGCAaactaaataacaaatatacatgataagtatacaataaaaataataacattttttcggCAAGTCGAGCCGAGTATAATTCCGTACCTTGTAAATGTACAGTCAATCGGTAAAACAGTTCTTACGGTACAAATTGAAAAACCTTTACAAATTGCAATTGACTATACgaagttagaaaaaaatgtgtacacacTACAACAATTCTCGATGCTCAATCATCTATCATTATGCCCCGTGGTACGAATAGCTGGGTATACTGATTCTAGAAAGTCGCTAAAAAACTGCATATCAtggaataaaaaacaattactcGACGTGTATTCGACCCATAATGTTGTCCGGTGATTCGACACATTGTGAGATAAACGATAATATCTTCAGTGATACCGACTCGAACAAGCAATGACGAGACCAGTGTGACGTCACGGACCAAACCCAGTGGCTGACGAACGAACCTATACTGTGTTAACATTTTTTCTCCAGAATTCATACATTTCCTGTtatcacaatttaaattatcaatctgACATGTGGCATGGTATTCGAGTTACGGTCGATTGGTTACAACCGTAATAGCATAGAACAGACTTTAAAATGACGTTCccttaaaataacataaaaaaattaaaaataaataccgccaccaaaattaaaaatgttcactataATATCTCGAAGAAATCTAATctatataatcaaaaaattacttgaattttttatttaatatcattctCGAGTATGATGGCGAAGCAAACGCCCACGGTCATTACACATATTCCTGACGTTTCTGTAAAATTGTTTCTATATTCTATGGTAAAATTTatagcatattaaaattaaataataataaattaaaaattcttcatCCTTCATCATGTTTCGGAAGATTAtcaaatttttcttaataagaATAATTGCAAATATGGGAATGTGCCAAGCCTTCCCAAATACGGACTATACAAGCCTTCCAGTCTATTTCCCTTCGCCAAATAACATCTGCACCATGGTACGTCTCAAACCTATCACTATACATAAAGATCTTATAATTGAAACAGTCTCtaaaacaactaaaaattactataaaaatgtcCACACCAAAACAGTTAACCACACAAATCCATTGATTTCTAACTTAGCCAGTGAATTCATGCcaaataccccccccccccccccgtcgaTTAAAAAAACACTGGTGTCGAGATCTCTTGAATCCCGACCAgcactaattaaaataataataaaactctaCCCCAAGTTAGAGGGTATCCACACTGGTGGTCCTGCCTCCTCACGCCATTTCATGTTTTGTACCTTTAGATTagctatcaaatttacttattgtatctattctatataaatattatagattataaatactctatttttatctaaaaaaaaaaaaaaaaaagaataatccacattttactaggtaggtattttattttatataaagaaCTACGTCATTTTTCAGATAGGTAACCAGTCTTGGGTAGAATTCCGAATAACAGTGCCGTAGCCAGGGCCGCCCTCCAGGGGGGGTGCACTTGCCCAAAACCGAAATTTTTTTTGGCTTGTTTTAtatgatgttatttttataatatgtttgataaaaattaaaaggctGTCGAAAGCGAACCGTTTTGAACGGGTCGGATTTaggaaaatatattctatatccATCGTTAGTGCTGTGTTGCTGTGTGTATAGTGACTGATCATTAATGTGTGTGAGTTCCTCGAACgctttatgtacctaattaagatattatactaCGACGGCTAAGATTCTAAGAAATCAGTACCTAACGTAATACGCGCCCACGTCAATATATTTTCCGatcaaaaaatgttcaactcccATTTGCCACAAAACTCCCAAAAAGTGGAAGAAAAATTCACCCAGTACCAAAAgctctattttaattttaaaaacatattttgattgctTAATATCTATTCTATAGGTTATGTAGGAAATGGATTTTTGATTTGTTGCATTGTTTAGTTAGTAAAGtactaaattaattgttttttcaaaattcacttttacttgaatataactaaaaaaataaaatcgctTTCTAGAAACACAGACAAAGGGTGGagaaattcttatttttttcgaaattaaaattagacttctagaagtatattttttttacgcttAGGTATTGGTCTAAATGCACGAAAAAACGAACAGCTTTCAACAGCcttaataatataggtggtCTCATAttctttttagaaaatattaataatattcgaacaaaaaatgaaatgttcTGTTTACAACacttattgatataatgatatattaatatactatatactatatatatattagaatacATTAACCTatggtttacaataatattaatacattgtcatattaaatacataggtaccaaagttgttaacatatatatatagtcataaaAAGAGTAGATACACTTTATGAACAAAAGGGTCATAATTAGATATTCTAGCATTGCAAAAGCTAGAGAAAAAATTTTAGTGCCCCCCtcctaaaaaaaaacttttctggATACGGCACTGATACATAAAGCTAATGTGCAGTGTACTCTATTCTCAATTTTCATTAACTGCATGTGGTCTGTGCATATTTCAtgcttttgaattttgaatactCAATATGAATacgtatatattactattacttatagtcattaatcattaaatttaatacataacaaaaatatgtaaaggtaacaataatatgtgaTGGATAGATGTGTGCACAAATGTTGCACTCTGTATACTGCAGTTCCAattgaatcaaatatttttttttattttgactcaagtaaaattatttaccaATGTAATCCACTAAAACAAcgatatgtacctacctacctagcaCCTACgcccttaaaataaaaaaatatgcaaatatatgcacaacattttttattccatCAACAACATTGGATATcgtattgtttattatacttgttaatTGTTAGTTTTTAGTAAACAATAAAAAGATCAACGAGAAAAATACACAAATGCATGTATAATTCTTGGCTATAGTTAACACTCAGCTCTCTTCACTAAATACACTTCATACAATAAAACTGAAGTTTCTAAGTACCTAACAAATGTTACGGTTGATACTTATCCTATTAGatcgtataaactataataaaatattacagttgtaTTGTAAATGATTTAAGtgattagatatatatttatatttagctaGGTAGGTATCTATCGAATAAATTGACTTCTATcgatttgtatattatggtgactttattatatacctactcgatACTGCGTATTACTGTATGAAACTCTTATATATTTACAGGCACTAAGttagacataaataataataataataaataataataacataatttataacaaaattagtgctgaaaatcaaatcattattaattgtagGAATCTGCATCCTTTTCAGTTCTCTGTAGAGGGCTCATCGTGATGAGGAAAAGGAATGTACAATACTTTTAATTGTATTTCCTTGCTGGATGGTCTATAGTCACTGCCCTTTaaaagtataggtaataggtatatacaataaacaataataattactaatattcttGAACTAGTAATTCTAACTCAAACAATTTGTATACGTTAcaaaactactttttttttaaatttaaatttatatacataggtataaatatcaGCATTTATGATTTCAAAAATAGGAGTTAGTATCACTTTGTATTATGTCAGTATGTCACtccttaaattgtataaaaatcttaagtgtttaaaaatatgatcctttaccataaatcataatttgaataaatgcattattaaagttaataatggGGGGTGAGCACGCTTGGTGAACCATCCTGTATactttatcagttatcataaaataactatacatgCCAAtctataaatgcataataatttcatataaataataattatattcctaCGTAGTATGCTCCTATACGTCAATATGGATATtactatctattatttatattatttaagtacctatataacaataaagtagtaatcaaaaattaatcatataatcaaattttaggtttgaaataaaaataataataactttaatgatttaattttataaattgactacattatcaaacatattatgataaatatacttattgatGTACTCCAAAAATAATATCGGGTGTGTAACCCAATAAATCacaacagcataatattatatatttatataataatattatgtacctacctatgttacaAATATTACTTAGTATCTACCTTATACATAAtccgaattatatattattgcggGGTTAGTATGTgacgataatttttaaatgataaatatatatcttTAAATACAGTTTTACTAtcgtttgtatataaatataatataatataatgattggaatttttcaatttgaCCATGACCAGCAAATAAggtcaaataataaattggttgGAAATTAGTTTCACTTTCTTGAATTACCTACATCAATAAGTTAACTTGTAGTGTCTGTGTCTCACTCTCTACATACGTTCTTATAGTAGGCTATTAATCATTCATCTAAAAAACAGACAGTTtgatcttttttattttattttaagtaaagtCGTCTGCAACATTACACTCACAACACAGATTTGATGGTTTACAAAGTACGTAATTTtaccaataatttaattatatttataaatatttattctgctcagaaacaataaattaaagtctgtatattattatgatcttgatctggttagataaattattagattatggttataaaaaagtatttatatacaccGATATCATTTGCATAATATCTACGTGAATAGACAATAGTCAatgttatttattcataaaaatattcaataaattaataattatttgctatAACTGACAAATATGTGCCATTTGGAAATTATGTTAacctaacgatttttttttagtagctttttattattatgctaatgaataatacaattatataaattgtaaatcttttttttatcgaatataacataaaaagtacaacatttaaattttgagtAGGTAAGCACTTGTCACTTTGTAttcttaacaattattattgctcAGTGCTGTCGCAGTATTGcatcaattttcattttatagatTCTACGCGCAattaataatgacattttatttaatgactTATTATAAAACATCACGCTGAGAGTTTGTCAAAGAGTAGagaaatatatagaataatatgctTAGGTatagtaaatgtattataaaaatattgtaatttgcaAGGAAAATAATTGGCACAAAAAGTCGTTAGCTATAGTGATTATGTATaccaaatactgaaatactgCAGTAGATTACCTAAAGGTTATACTAGCGATCCGACATTTTCTCTAAtaattatcgtattataatttatatagcaaACTGACAAAGTATTGATTTTGACTtattcatagataataatatggtagcttggtttatactttatagtattaatttttttattgattatataacaatgcaaatttaatttgttcagTTATAGACagaaaggtaggtaggtaattgatggggagttaacataatattataagcaaacgAAAATATGTCATCCTATAGAAATTTAAACTGTAAACCCATCACGTCATATTTGGGTATTTACCTAAAgctgtaatatataggtatataattataatacggtaaacatatatttttatgacacTTATTGGCGGTTATAATTAAAACGTACGAAATTTCGTATGGTTTAAGCTTTCCATTAAAATGCATGTttacatgtacctataggttcactgttcacatataatatattcgccATATTgacgaacaataatatatagctaatTTTACCGGATCAAATATGACGCCGGTAATAAAATGGGTGTTTATACTTGTTTTGGCGGCCGTCACAGCCGTAACAATCATAACAATTATGATAAATCAAATGGAAACGGAGAGGATGCCAGAAGACGAAAAGCTTAACGAAATAACATCAGCAGGTCATTTAATGGCCCCCTACAATTCGGTGAGTATTTGGAATATTATATGGAAATAGGAATAACGAATGTGATTATGAGAAAATACAAACGATAATTATAAACGAGAATAAACGAagaatatacctacatattttatacatattacagacatagtaattatattgttaaaatgtgttaatttggAACGTCATAAATGGATGCACCGAAATAAgattgtctatattattatacatataatattatagtttatataagaGTTAATCCAGGGACGTACCCAAGAATTTTTCAAAAGGGAGggttcacatttttttaacatgtaaaTAGCATATAATCAGTGATTTGCatcttaagtatttttaattctgtCAGTAAATGAAGGGGGGTCCAGACCCGAAATCCCACCCCGAGAGGTACCTAGGTATTCAACTGTATGTCGCGGCTCCAGGCGTCGTGACTTGTGAATACCTATTTGTCAGGGGAGCTGTGGCACAGAAAAGGAAACCATAATAAACGATGATTGcgattattatctattaataatttatttattattttgttctaaacGTAAAACATTTCATTTCAGTTTTCTATGCATAATTATTGCCTATTCAATTTatcgtaggtatttataataggtaggtatataataaaatatattattataaatcattttttaaaacattttctttgtttatcaataatttgaaaGCCACCAAAATGAAGATGGAGATTGGACAGACGAAGGAGCTGTGGAATGAAAAAAGTTTGAATACTGTTCAAGTACCTGTTCTAATTATAGAgtctaacaatattatataaatgctcGTTATCGTATGTATGTTGACATGGTGTAACATGCGTAAACCACATATCCTGAccaaataaaaagaaataatataggtacaaataataagttaaaatataggtTAGATTACcctaagaaataataaattgctttttgaaaataatattatatgtatggatatagtttattataatattttatattttatattattacatcctTACAACTATTAGGTCCTAAGGCCTGGACCCCCACCccgaattttttaaaagtaaaacaagaatttttataatttgaacgtaaaaaagataaatgtccagtataaattaaaaaataattttaagccccccccccctcccgatttttttttttgattacggCCTTACGTTAggtaattacttattagtaggtaactatctgttaattatactaaaatataatataagtcaatagcattgattataaatactagtatttataatgatGCAAGGTAGGCACtcaaactatataggtacctaggccATAGTTTTCACCGTTTTTgagttatgtaattttaattttttacagtaTACCTATCTATTACCTACCAGCTACCGCTATGATCACATTTTAGTAGAACAAAATGGTAGATAGGTACAAATGGAAATAGAAGAAGGAGAggttattaaaattgataaatcgATATTCcaaggaaaaataaaatactttagaGACGGTCTTCATAATGATTTGTGAACTGtgaaaataaacacatttctaGATTTATCAGAGGGAAAACagaatatacctaaaatataaatttaaagagTGTAACCATTAACCAGTATAAGTATATTCAAGGCCCTATACTGGCCCCTAGCAACGATTTGGGTTAATGAATTATGTTGTCCTTGTTCTGATGACATTTTAGAAagattttatttcgtattttttgtGATAGATCAGTGTTATACCTAATACTAAACACCGATAGTTACAAAATTACAACTGTAGGTATATCCACTGGATATTTGGATGAATGACATTTATGAATTTAACTAGGTTAGGTACATTTATGATTAATAGATATATGCAATCATTGCAAGCTATctgaataatttgaaaattcgtAAATAAAAATCGTATACCCACAATATTCAAACTAAACAAATAGgtataaggtacctactaattaataTCGCaagttaatttatcaaaatatatcaacaGTATTCACTGGTACCTAAATGGTAATCAATAATTAACTCTCCAAAAAcgtttgaacataaaaaaaaaataactactgATCAGCTACTACCTACTCATATGTGATATCGTGAtgaatatgaattttttatgtttcgttataatgtatatgacattataaatttatacctaCCATCTATTGCacctgtattaatattatgtatacattatacttacctacatgtatgataatatgtaataagtttTCCTTTAGCTTAAAATAATGAGGTAGGTTGTAACTTGTAGCTGATAGAACGATTGgacgaatgtataatatacaataatattataggttataagtaggtacctacctatatataggtatacgacctattatagtatgtatatagatatagatgGGGACATGGGGTAGCATAAACTGAATGGAAAATTAGTGGTTAACTgagtataatagtaaatatacctGTCATaactttttgaatgacagcaaaAAGAATAAAAGGTAGGTATGCAATTTAG contains:
- the LOC132952923 gene encoding coatomer subunit delta; this translates as MVLLASAVCTKTGKTIVSRQFVEMTKARIEGLLAAFPKLMSTEKRHIQHTFVETDSVRYVYQPLEKLYMLLITTKTSNILEDLETLRLFSKVVLDCCKLVDESEVSKKSFDLIFAFDEIVALGYRESVNLAQVRTFVEMDSHEEKMYQAVRQSQERDAKVKMREKAKELQRQRIDAVKKGVRMTTPSSSYMSMTPVADSIYEIKVSKPETPKYTSTNKALKLGAKSKDVDLFVDQLKSEGEKVVSNNKTSTITSTSSTVQKDIHIKKEERLIAIVGRDGGVRNFELHGLISLRISNEIYQKIVLQFNFESGNIPLQTHPNIDKELFKTNRLIGLKNPTKPFPLDSEVGLLKWTLQSQEESAIPLSINCWPSENGYGGCDVNIEYNLEHADLELNNVTVTVPLPFGNAPVIQECSGVYSYEPKKNVLIWSVAVVDSSNPTGSIEFEAPKSIASDFFPIKVDFMSKSSYNKIKPMEIRLVDDSTPVKFTSETSLYTGNYEIV